A single Sulfurimonas aquatica DNA region contains:
- the purE gene encoding 5-(carboxyamino)imidazole ribonucleotide mutase, translating to MKFVSIVIGSKSDYEVMKSCSDTFEAFGVNYEMIISSAHRSPERTKEYVLDAEKKGAQVFIAAAGMAAHLAGVLTSKTIKPIIGVPMSASALSGIDALLSTVQMPAGMPVATVAIGKAGAINSAFLAMQILALNNEELSVKLKEDRISKAKKVEMDSLEIETLIQ from the coding sequence ATGAAGTTTGTATCGATTGTTATTGGAAGTAAAAGCGACTATGAGGTAATGAAATCTTGCTCAGATACATTTGAGGCATTTGGGGTTAATTATGAGATGATTATTTCATCTGCTCATCGCTCACCTGAGAGAACAAAAGAGTATGTACTTGATGCGGAGAAAAAAGGCGCTCAAGTTTTCATTGCAGCTGCTGGTATGGCAGCGCATTTAGCGGGCGTTCTTACTTCTAAAACAATCAAGCCAATCATTGGTGTTCCTATGTCAGCTTCAGCACTTTCAGGGATAGATGCACTTCTCTCAACCGTACAGATGCCAGCTGGAATGCCAGTTGCTACAGTAGCTATAGGTAAAGCAGGTGCAATTAACTCAGCATTCTTAGCTATGCAAATATTAGCACTGAATAATGAAGAGTTATCTGTAAAACTAAAAGAAGATAGAATCTCAAAAGCAAAAAAAGTTGAGATGGACTCTTTAGAAATTGAGACTTTAATACAATAG
- a CDS encoding peptidase U32 family protein, with translation MKKVELLSPAGSLEKLKIAFDFGADAVYGGVSHFSLRIRSGKEFSMEDFKEGIEYAHERGKKVYVTINGFPFNSQLSLLKKHIIAMAELNPDAFIVATPGVLKLCHELAPGMPLHLSTQANVMNVLDAQIYHEMGATRIITAREISLKDLKAIKAELPDLELEVFVHGSMCFAYSGRCLISTLQSGRVPNRGSCANDCRFEYEMYAANPDTGTLFRLEEEEGVGTYIMNAKDLNLASHMQEILDSGVVDSVKIEGRTKTAYYAATTAKAYRMAIDDYYDGKIDSDRYQYELQSLQNRGYTDAYLVSRPFERNDTQSLDFSMQLGTHQVSGIVNAEGTHFLCKYKTLPNDEMEVVFPLGSEVEIVDNETGSTYERDGKFFMQLKHIKAKNGKILPEIHSGNTNEIELPTSFPAYTFFRVPANSNMGTNPKH, from the coding sequence ATGAAAAAAGTAGAATTACTCTCCCCTGCAGGGTCATTAGAAAAACTAAAAATTGCATTTGACTTTGGTGCCGATGCAGTCTATGGCGGTGTTTCACACTTTTCTCTTCGTATACGCTCTGGAAAAGAGTTTAGTATGGAAGATTTTAAAGAGGGAATAGAATACGCACATGAGCGAGGTAAAAAAGTTTATGTAACTATAAACGGATTTCCTTTTAACTCACAACTCTCCCTCTTGAAAAAGCATATAATAGCAATGGCGGAGTTAAATCCAGATGCATTTATCGTTGCTACTCCAGGTGTTTTAAAATTATGTCATGAGTTAGCTCCTGGTATGCCACTGCACCTCTCTACTCAAGCAAATGTTATGAATGTTCTTGATGCTCAAATATATCATGAGATGGGTGCAACTCGTATTATTACCGCTCGTGAAATTTCTCTTAAAGATTTAAAAGCGATTAAAGCAGAGTTACCAGATTTAGAGCTAGAAGTTTTTGTACATGGATCAATGTGTTTTGCATATAGCGGGCGTTGCCTTATCTCTACACTTCAAAGTGGCCGTGTTCCAAATCGTGGAAGCTGTGCAAATGATTGTCGTTTTGAGTATGAGATGTATGCAGCTAATCCTGATACGGGAACTCTTTTTAGACTTGAAGAGGAAGAGGGTGTTGGTACTTACATTATGAATGCTAAAGATTTAAACTTGGCTTCACATATGCAAGAGATTTTGGATAGTGGTGTTGTAGACTCTGTAAAGATAGAAGGCAGAACAAAAACAGCTTACTATGCTGCTACAACCGCTAAAGCATATAGAATGGCTATTGATGATTATTATGATGGAAAAATCGATAGTGATAGATACCAATATGAGCTGCAATCCTTACAAAATCGTGGCTATACAGACGCTTATTTAGTCTCTCGTCCATTTGAGAGAAATGACACTCAGAGTCTAGATTTTTCTATGCAACTTGGTACTCACCAGGTGAGTGGAATTGTAAACGCAGAGGGTACACACTTTTTATGTAAATATAAGACACTTCCTAATGATGAGATGGAAGTTGTATTTCCACTAGGAAGTGAAGTTGAGATAGTGGATAATGAAACTGGCTCTACTTACGAGAGAGATGGAAAGTTTTTCATGCAACTAAAACATATTAAAGCAAAAAATGGAAAAATCCTTCCAGAGATACATAGTGGTAACACAAATGAGATAGAACTTCCCACCTCATTTCCTGCATATACATTCTTTAGAGTCCCTGCAAATTCTAATATGGGGACAAACCCAAAACACTAA
- a CDS encoding damage-control phosphatase ARMT1 family protein codes for MNIDEACVACIINQSMKVSNAINADDELQKKLTNSVEKMSEDFSFSKSPPEIAADVYEKMAYLANKADLYKEVKETSTKKALSCVPALKTRLKKSDNKLLTATKIAVAGNVIDLAAAVEFDLDEELQKVFHTDFAHNDFSLMQKKIEEAETILIIGDNVGEHIFDHLFIEMLKELYPRKSYTYMVRGNPIINDVTILEAKEAGFDKLCTLVDSGVNTPGFAYTHANEESQKIFDEVDLVISKGMGNYECLTPPVREGICFLLKVKCGVVAAALDKEVADIICKVV; via the coding sequence ATGAATATTGATGAAGCGTGCGTCGCATGTATAATAAATCAGAGCATGAAAGTATCAAACGCCATAAACGCAGACGATGAACTCCAAAAAAAACTCACTAATTCAGTTGAGAAGATGAGTGAAGATTTCTCATTTAGTAAATCCCCTCCAGAGATTGCCGCAGACGTATATGAAAAAATGGCGTACTTAGCCAACAAAGCAGACTTATATAAAGAGGTAAAAGAGACGTCGACTAAAAAAGCGCTCTCTTGCGTGCCTGCACTAAAGACTAGACTCAAAAAATCTGATAACAAACTACTTACAGCTACAAAGATAGCAGTTGCAGGAAATGTGATAGATTTAGCCGCAGCAGTAGAGTTTGACTTGGATGAAGAGTTACAAAAAGTTTTTCATACCGATTTTGCGCATAATGATTTTTCTCTTATGCAAAAGAAGATAGAAGAAGCAGAGACTATTTTAATCATTGGCGATAATGTTGGTGAACATATATTTGACCATCTGTTTATAGAGATGCTCAAAGAGCTCTATCCAAGGAAGTCGTACACTTATATGGTAAGAGGTAATCCCATCATTAATGATGTAACGATACTTGAGGCAAAAGAGGCTGGTTTTGATAAACTCTGCACACTTGTAGATAGTGGTGTTAATACCCCTGGTTTTGCTTACACTCATGCAAATGAAGAGTCACAAAAGATCTTTGATGAGGTAGATTTAGTTATCTCTAAGGGAATGGGAAATTATGAGTGCCTAACGCCACCTGTAAGAGAAGGTATATGCTTCTTACTTAAAGTGAAATGTGGAGTTGTTGCAGCTGCTTTAGATAAAGAAGTAGCTGACATTATCTGTAAGGTAGTTTAA
- a CDS encoding exopolyphosphatase → MSGKYRLVTRSDMDGLVCAVILKQLNLIDEIKFVHPKDMQDGTITITENDIITNLPYVAQAYLVFDHHESETIRNKGADNHIIIADAPSAARVVYDYYVKDNDLSMIREDMMVAVDKADAAQFSKEDILNPKGWDLLSFLMDSRTGLGRFREFRISNYALMMDLIDYCHDHGIDDIMKLPDVAERVELFNKYAEDFKEQLRRCSTIHKNLVVLDLRNEETIYPGNRFMIYAMFPQTNISIHVIMGFKNQNTVFATGKSIIDRSSKTNVGELMLSYGGGGHGAAGTCQIDNDKAESVLKELISTINADG, encoded by the coding sequence ATGTCTGGAAAATACCGTTTAGTTACTAGAAGTGATATGGATGGTTTAGTTTGTGCTGTGATTTTAAAACAGTTAAACCTGATAGATGAAATAAAATTTGTACATCCCAAAGATATGCAAGATGGAACTATTACAATCACTGAAAATGATATTATTACAAATCTTCCCTATGTTGCTCAAGCTTATTTAGTATTTGATCATCATGAGAGTGAAACTATAAGAAATAAGGGCGCCGATAACCACATAATTATTGCGGATGCTCCCTCAGCTGCTCGTGTTGTATATGATTATTATGTTAAAGATAATGACCTCTCAATGATTCGTGAAGATATGATGGTAGCTGTTGATAAAGCAGATGCGGCACAATTTTCTAAAGAAGATATACTTAACCCTAAAGGATGGGATCTACTAAGCTTCTTAATGGATTCTAGAACAGGTCTGGGTAGATTTAGGGAGTTCAGAATATCTAATTATGCACTTATGATGGATCTTATTGATTATTGTCACGACCATGGTATTGATGACATTATGAAACTTCCTGATGTAGCTGAGAGAGTAGAACTCTTTAACAAGTATGCAGAAGACTTTAAAGAGCAACTTCGTAGATGCTCAACTATACATAAAAACTTAGTAGTACTTGATTTAAGAAATGAAGAGACTATTTATCCTGGAAACCGTTTTATGATTTATGCGATGTTCCCACAGACAAATATTTCCATTCATGTAATTATGGGATTTAAAAATCAAAACACTGTTTTTGCAACAGGCAAATCTATCATTGACAGGAGCTCAAAAACAAATGTTGGTGAGTTAATGCTTAGCTATGGTGGTGGTGGACACGGTGCTGCTGGGACATGTCAAATAGATAATGATAAAGCAGAGAGCGTCTTAAAAGAGTTAATTAGTACAATCAATGCCGATGGCTAA
- a CDS encoding M6 family metalloprotease domain-containing protein, whose translation MIKTILLLLSLLFFIGCGGVSSSENVDTNVTTTQEQTTDTTLGAPSNAVAKSSIPMLAVLVSYNNQSISSSEQVWSDKLFGKSPHQLNHYYLEVSNNNFEFSKVVESSGIINNGVASVKLNINHPNLITDNSDYFADTVYSGLSDALKKLDSNIDFSNYDKDANGHITRDELNLIFIIAGFEDAYETIGSDINSIWAHESCIENSNIIPTLDSVSLMGCEEKGNFALFGEKHDILNPHDATIGIIAHELGHSAFNLPDLYNMSNNGATGGIGNFGLMGAGTWGMQNSLDKPGNTPTHFCAWSKYYNNWVTPKSVKGSTTLTQTSSVDYDLIKIPLTTTSYYLLENRNNSGYDKGLYSLDGIFNGGMALWKIDETKLTQTHFDDNSVNASTTNKGVDLVEAQPGLIDFRRNGGDEDALFYQGNVSSFGGLFSNVSSRGSIMSLNIN comes from the coding sequence ATGATAAAAACAATACTACTTTTACTATCTCTTCTCTTTTTTATTGGATGTGGAGGAGTAAGCTCATCAGAAAATGTTGATACAAATGTCACTACAACTCAAGAACAAACAACAGATACCACATTGGGAGCACCTAGTAATGCTGTTGCCAAATCATCCATACCGATGTTGGCAGTTCTTGTTAGTTACAATAATCAATCAATTAGTTCCTCAGAACAAGTCTGGAGTGATAAGCTTTTTGGTAAAAGTCCGCATCAACTAAACCACTACTATCTTGAAGTAAGTAATAATAATTTTGAATTCTCAAAAGTAGTTGAGAGTAGCGGTATAATAAATAATGGTGTGGCATCTGTCAAATTAAATATAAATCACCCAAACCTAATAACTGATAACTCAGATTATTTTGCGGACACTGTATATAGTGGTTTATCAGATGCCTTAAAGAAGCTTGACTCAAATATAGATTTTTCAAATTATGATAAAGATGCTAATGGCCATATAACAAGAGATGAATTAAACTTGATATTCATAATTGCAGGATTTGAAGATGCATATGAGACAATAGGAAGTGATATTAATAGTATTTGGGCACATGAATCCTGCATAGAAAATTCGAATATAATTCCTACTTTGGATAGTGTCTCTCTTATGGGATGCGAAGAAAAAGGTAATTTCGCCTTATTTGGTGAAAAACACGATATTTTAAACCCTCATGATGCAACTATAGGAATAATTGCACATGAACTTGGACACTCTGCGTTTAATCTTCCTGATCTTTATAATATGTCAAACAACGGTGCTACTGGAGGAATAGGAAATTTTGGTCTTATGGGTGCTGGAACTTGGGGTATGCAAAATAGTTTAGATAAGCCTGGTAATACACCTACACACTTTTGTGCTTGGAGTAAATACTATAATAATTGGGTTACTCCTAAGTCTGTTAAAGGAAGCACAACATTGACTCAAACTTCTTCAGTTGACTATGATCTTATAAAAATTCCACTCACAACAACAAGTTACTATCTTTTAGAAAATCGCAATAATAGTGGCTATGACAAAGGCCTTTACTCCTTAGATGGTATCTTTAATGGTGGTATGGCTCTGTGGAAGATAGATGAAACAAAACTTACCCAAACGCATTTTGACGACAACAGCGTAAATGCAAGTACAACAAATAAAGGTGTTGATTTAGTGGAGGCGCAACCTGGTCTTATTGATTTTCGGCGTAATGGTGGAGATGAAGACGCACTTTTTTATCAGGGAAATGTGAGCTCATTTGGAGGTCTATTTTCAAATGTATCATCAAGGGGCTCGATAATGTCTCTTAATATAAACTAA
- the trxA gene encoding thioredoxin, with protein MGKYIELTSSDFESTLSEGVSLVDFWAPWCGPCRMIAPVIEELAEDFDGTAKICKVNTDEEQDIAVKFGIRSIPTIMFFKDGEMVDQVVGAQSKQALADKINSLLA; from the coding sequence ATGGGTAAATATATAGAATTAACTAGTTCAGATTTCGAATCAACTTTAAGCGAAGGTGTTTCTTTAGTAGACTTCTGGGCTCCATGGTGTGGACCATGTCGTATGATCGCTCCTGTAATTGAAGAATTAGCAGAAGATTTTGATGGTACAGCTAAAATTTGTAAAGTAAATACTGATGAAGAGCAAGATATTGCTGTTAAGTTTGGTATCCGTTCAATCCCTACTATTATGTTCTTCAAAGATGGAGAAATGGTAGACCAAGTTGTTGGAGCACAATCAAAACAAGCTCTTGCTGACAAGATCAACTCTCTTTTAGCGTAA
- a CDS encoding chemotaxis protein → MTQEELDALMGGDVDELDTLEDEVVEEFEPEVNEIEEPIKKDKPEAPYGYSEKNAHHWPEPATNENKMVHQLDDVTKESEEKASEIFDIIEVISSDLMDKEENITNVIEVLNSNLELFKTLSEKFPDVEAFKIQLEKNNEALNDANLTLEMIQTSGDSIMNVMDIMQYQDIHRQKIERVINVMRALSKYMNTLFEGRIDDDKRVASAQHIAGDTHNDVASNDDIEALLAQFGQ, encoded by the coding sequence ATGACTCAAGAAGAATTAGATGCTTTAATGGGTGGCGATGTAGATGAACTTGATACACTTGAAGATGAAGTAGTAGAAGAGTTTGAGCCAGAAGTCAATGAGATAGAGGAGCCTATCAAAAAGGATAAGCCAGAAGCACCATATGGCTACTCTGAAAAGAATGCACACCATTGGCCAGAACCAGCAACTAATGAAAATAAAATGGTTCACCAACTTGATGATGTCACAAAAGAGAGTGAAGAAAAAGCAAGTGAAATTTTTGATATTATTGAAGTCATAAGCAGTGATTTAATGGATAAAGAGGAAAATATTACAAATGTAATAGAAGTATTAAATAGTAATTTAGAACTCTTTAAGACTTTAAGTGAAAAATTTCCTGATGTAGAAGCCTTTAAAATACAATTAGAAAAAAATAATGAAGCACTTAATGATGCGAATTTGACGTTAGAGATGATACAAACAAGCGGAGATTCAATTATGAATGTAATGGATATTATGCAGTATCAAGATATTCATCGTCAAAAAATTGAACGTGTTATAAATGTTATGAGAGCTCTTTCAAAGTATATGAATACTCTCTTTGAGGGCCGTATAGATGATGATAAACGTGTAGCTTCAGCACAACATATCGCTGGTGATACACATAATGATGTGGCTTCTAACGATGACATAGAAGCACTTTTAGCACAGTTTGGACAGTAG
- a CDS encoding DUF3972 domain-containing protein — protein MSWMSDEEYIELTGLSLSAIEDLVDHGKLTIKVEDGVRYIDPSKGTRESVVPAKLQELSERNTHEMIVQPEFVEKTIGTIINLHEKVLDAKDETIEAVKVENKFLREALESLQELYDEDRKTIHTLQEQLKLSQQEVEFMRRKYKLMWNKAIADHTD, from the coding sequence ATGAGCTGGATGAGTGATGAAGAGTATATTGAGCTAACAGGGTTAAGTTTATCTGCTATAGAAGACTTAGTGGATCATGGTAAATTGACTATAAAAGTCGAAGATGGCGTTAGATACATTGACCCATCAAAAGGTACAAGAGAGTCTGTCGTTCCAGCTAAACTACAAGAGCTCTCAGAACGCAATACTCATGAGATGATTGTGCAACCTGAGTTTGTTGAAAAAACAATAGGCACCATAATAAATCTTCATGAAAAAGTACTTGACGCTAAAGATGAGACTATCGAGGCCGTCAAAGTAGAAAACAAGTTTCTTCGCGAGGCATTAGAATCCCTTCAAGAACTTTATGATGAAGATAGAAAGACTATTCACACTCTTCAAGAACAACTCAAACTCTCTCAACAAGAAGTAGAGTTTATGCGACGTAAGTATAAGCTTATGTGGAACAAAGCTATCGCTGACCATACTGACTAA
- a CDS encoding histidinol-phosphatase produces MIVDLHNHTPLCNHAQGTIDEYVEAAIKAKTAVFGFSDHAPMDFDPKYRMSFEQMKKYEQDVLSTKAKYQDKIEILLGYEVDYLKGHMDQRVLNADVDYLIGSVHFIEGWGFDNPEFIGKWHEQDIDEIWQKYFDTIEEMANSKLFDIVGHLDLIKVFKFMPKGDISQMAKNALLAIKKADMVLEINVAGFRKDVKESYPSLSLLKDAYNLDIPITFSSDAHKPEQVSLFNQEVVKMAKAVGYTECAYFNKRQKKFLRF; encoded by the coding sequence ATGATTGTTGATCTTCACAACCACACTCCACTTTGTAATCATGCCCAGGGCACAATAGATGAGTATGTAGAAGCGGCTATTAAGGCTAAAACAGCTGTCTTTGGCTTCTCCGACCATGCTCCTATGGATTTTGATCCAAAGTACCGCATGAGTTTTGAGCAGATGAAAAAGTATGAGCAAGACGTTCTCTCTACCAAGGCAAAGTACCAAGATAAAATAGAGATACTTTTAGGCTACGAGGTAGATTACCTCAAGGGTCATATGGATCAAAGGGTACTCAATGCAGATGTAGACTATCTCATTGGTTCCGTACATTTTATTGAGGGATGGGGATTTGACAATCCTGAATTTATAGGAAAATGGCATGAACAGGATATAGATGAAATATGGCAAAAATATTTTGACACCATAGAAGAGATGGCAAACTCAAAACTTTTTGACATAGTAGGCCATTTAGACCTTATTAAAGTTTTTAAATTTATGCCTAAGGGTGATATTTCACAAATGGCTAAGAATGCTCTTTTAGCCATTAAAAAAGCAGATATGGTCTTAGAGATAAATGTTGCAGGTTTTAGAAAAGATGTCAAAGAGTCTTATCCTTCTCTATCTCTTTTAAAAGATGCCTATAATTTAGATATTCCCATAACATTTAGTTCTGATGCGCACAAACCTGAGCAGGTTAGTCTCTTTAACCAAGAAGTGGTAAAAATGGCAAAAGCAGTTGGATATACTGAGTGCGCTTACTTTAACAAACGCCAAAAAAAGTTTTTAAGATTTTAA